A region of Channa argus isolate prfri chromosome 8, Channa argus male v1.0, whole genome shotgun sequence DNA encodes the following proteins:
- the LOC137131370 gene encoding ras-related protein Rab-11B-like, producing MGNRDDEYDFLFKVVLIGDSGVGKSNLLSRFTRNEFNLESKSTIGVEFATRSIQVDGKTIKAQIWDTAGQERYRAITSAYYRGAVGALLVYDIAKHLTYENVERWLKELRDHADNNIVIMLVGNKSDLRHLRAVPTDEARAFAEKNTLSFIETSALDSTNVEEAFKNILTEIYRIVSQKQIADRMAHDESPGNNVVDISVPPTTDGQKGNKLQCCQSL from the exons ATGGGAAACAGAGACGACGAATATGATTTCTTGTTTAAAG ttgtACTAATTGGGGACTCTGGAGTGGGGAAGAGTAACCTGCTGTCGCGCTTTACAAGAAATGAGTTCAACCTGGAGAGCAAGAGCACAATCGGGGTGGAGTTTGCCACCCGCAGCATCCAGGTGGATGGCAAGACAATAAAAGCTCAGATTTGGGACACAGCTGGACAGGAACGCTACAGGGCAATCACATCAGC GTATTACCGGGGAGCAGTAGGGGCTCTCCTGGTTTATGACATTGCCAAGCACCTGACATATGAGAATGTTGAACGCTGGCTGAAGGAGCTGAGGGACCACGCCGACAACAACATTGTCATCATGCTAGTTGGAAACAAAAGTGACCTCCGCCATCTCAGGGCAGTGCCCACTGATGAGGCTCGAGCTTTTGCTG AAAAGAACACTCTCTCATTTATTGAGACGTCAGCGTTGGACTCCACTAATGTAGAAGAAGCCTTCAAGAATATTTTAACAG AAATCTACCGCATTGTCTCACAGAAACAGATAGCAGACAGAATGGCACACGATGAGTCTCCAGGCAACAATGTGGTGGACATAAGTGTCCCACCAACCACAGATGGGCAGAAGGGCAACAAACTCCAGTGCTGCCAGAGTCTGTGA
- the LOC137132031 gene encoding signal-transducing adaptor protein 1-like isoform X2 gives MMARRTGRQRNQLPNCYYEGYLEKRSFKDKTSRKLWTCLCGNTLFFFNEMRDVDYIDKLDLRGFISVTDDNSQDRNLDAARFNLHMKDGNIKFTAPNAEARELWKGYIYSVAELCIPSSLNLLPGQVHMLKEVVELEKDRIKSTPPTNLTNTSTYVSVQADMPVCFHNVSRLEAELLLEREAKRGNLLLRPGRNVNCFAVSTRQDLDGSIFRHYLVTPRAVGGFTIDVDNPVFCATLQDVINYLVEKTDGSLTPLITEERYEKSIYFIRSDKENGETSVQEASSNVRPIVPPKPGAQKIATPEQVPVEEYCFYLNDKLMEDKKGTEGSPAVPLSKRNVPKKALTPPSVAPRKVAPTTSPPFTNFSTNRDLKMRTPIDPLGQTISELKQKLEKKAKSHESLFPN, from the exons ATGATGGCGAGGCGAACAGGGCGCCAGAGGAACCAGCTGCCAAATTGTTACTATGAGGGATACTTGGAGAAGAGGTCGTTCAAAGATAAG aCTTCTCGAAAACTGTGGACCTGCCTGTGCGGAAACACACTTTTCTTCTTCAATGAAATGAGGGATGTTGAC tatatAGACAAATTGGATCTCAGGGGATTCATCTCAGTAACAGATGACAACAGCCAGGATCGTAACTTAGATGCAGCCAGATTTAACCTGCACATGAAAGATGGAAATATCAAATTCACT GCCCCTAATGCAGAAGCTCGTGAGCTGTGGAAAGGCTATATTTACTCTGTGGCTGAG CTGTGTATACCCTCTTCCCTCAACCTGCTACCAGGCCAGGTCCACATGCTAAAAGAGGTAGTGGAATTGGAAAAGGACAGAATAAAAAGTACACCTCCAACTAATCTTACCAACACCAGTACCTACGTCAGCGTCCAAGCAGACATGCCAGT TTGTTTCCACAATGTGTCCCGTTtggaggcagagctgctgcttGAGAGAGAGGCCAAGAGAGGAAACCTCCTGCTGAGGCCTGGAAGAAATGTTAACTGTTTTGCTGTCAGCACCAGACAGGACCTTGATgg CTCCATATTTAGACACTACCTGGTGACTCCCAGAGCTGTCGGCGGTTTTACCATTGATGTTGACAATCCT GTTTTCTGTGCCACACTTCAGGATGTGATCAACTATTTAGTAGAGAAAACAGATGGATCTCTGACTCCTCTCATCACTGAGGAACGATATGAGAAAAGCATCT attttattcGTTCTGATAAGGAAAATGGAGAGACAAGTGTTCAAGAGGCTTCTTCAAATGTCCGACCAATTGTGCCTCCTAAACCAG gcGCTCAAAAAATAGCAACTCCTGAACAAGTTCCTGTTGaagaatattgtttttatttaaatgacaagT TGATGGAGGATAAAAAAGGCACAGAGGGTTCCCCAGCTGTTCCACTGTCAA AGAGGAACGTTCCAAAGAAAGCATTAACGCCTCCCAGTGTTGCTCCTCGCAAAGTAGCACCTACTACATCACCACCCTTCACTAACTTCTCCACAAACAGAGATCTAAAGATGAGAACCCCTATAGACCCTCTGGGACAGA CAATTTCAGAGCTAAAACAGAAGttggaaaaaaaggcaaagagtCACGAGAGCCTTTTCCCAAATTAA
- the LOC137132031 gene encoding signal-transducing adaptor protein 1-like isoform X3 encodes MAFALFKTSRKLWTCLCGNTLFFFNEMRDVDYIDKLDLRGFISVTDDNSQDRNLDAARFNLHMKDGNIKFTAPNAEARELWKGYIYSVAELCIPSSLNLLPGQVHMLKEVVELEKDRIKSTPPTNLTNTSTYVSVQADMPVCFHNVSRLEAELLLEREAKRGNLLLRPGRNVNCFAVSTRQDLDGSIFRHYLVTPRAVGGFTIDVDNPVFCATLQDVINYLVEKTDGSLTPLITEERYEKSIYFIRSDKENGETSVQEASSNVRPIVPPKPGAQKIATPEQVPVEEYCFYLNDKLMEDKKGTEGSPAVPLSTERNVPKKALTPPSVAPRKVAPTTSPPFTNFSTNRDLKMRTPIDPLGQTISELKQKLEKKAKSHESLFPN; translated from the exons ATGGCATTTGCGCTATTTAAA aCTTCTCGAAAACTGTGGACCTGCCTGTGCGGAAACACACTTTTCTTCTTCAATGAAATGAGGGATGTTGAC tatatAGACAAATTGGATCTCAGGGGATTCATCTCAGTAACAGATGACAACAGCCAGGATCGTAACTTAGATGCAGCCAGATTTAACCTGCACATGAAAGATGGAAATATCAAATTCACT GCCCCTAATGCAGAAGCTCGTGAGCTGTGGAAAGGCTATATTTACTCTGTGGCTGAG CTGTGTATACCCTCTTCCCTCAACCTGCTACCAGGCCAGGTCCACATGCTAAAAGAGGTAGTGGAATTGGAAAAGGACAGAATAAAAAGTACACCTCCAACTAATCTTACCAACACCAGTACCTACGTCAGCGTCCAAGCAGACATGCCAGT TTGTTTCCACAATGTGTCCCGTTtggaggcagagctgctgcttGAGAGAGAGGCCAAGAGAGGAAACCTCCTGCTGAGGCCTGGAAGAAATGTTAACTGTTTTGCTGTCAGCACCAGACAGGACCTTGATgg CTCCATATTTAGACACTACCTGGTGACTCCCAGAGCTGTCGGCGGTTTTACCATTGATGTTGACAATCCT GTTTTCTGTGCCACACTTCAGGATGTGATCAACTATTTAGTAGAGAAAACAGATGGATCTCTGACTCCTCTCATCACTGAGGAACGATATGAGAAAAGCATCT attttattcGTTCTGATAAGGAAAATGGAGAGACAAGTGTTCAAGAGGCTTCTTCAAATGTCCGACCAATTGTGCCTCCTAAACCAG gcGCTCAAAAAATAGCAACTCCTGAACAAGTTCCTGTTGaagaatattgtttttatttaaatgacaagT TGATGGAGGATAAAAAAGGCACAGAGGGTTCCCCAGCTGTTCCACTGTCAA CAGAGAGGAACGTTCCAAAGAAAGCATTAACGCCTCCCAGTGTTGCTCCTCGCAAAGTAGCACCTACTACATCACCACCCTTCACTAACTTCTCCACAAACAGAGATCTAAAGATGAGAACCCCTATAGACCCTCTGGGACAGA CAATTTCAGAGCTAAAACAGAAGttggaaaaaaaggcaaagagtCACGAGAGCCTTTTCCCAAATTAA
- the LOC137132031 gene encoding signal-transducing adaptor protein 1-like isoform X1 produces the protein MMARRTGRQRNQLPNCYYEGYLEKRSFKDKTSRKLWTCLCGNTLFFFNEMRDVDYIDKLDLRGFISVTDDNSQDRNLDAARFNLHMKDGNIKFTAPNAEARELWKGYIYSVAELCIPSSLNLLPGQVHMLKEVVELEKDRIKSTPPTNLTNTSTYVSVQADMPVCFHNVSRLEAELLLEREAKRGNLLLRPGRNVNCFAVSTRQDLDGSIFRHYLVTPRAVGGFTIDVDNPVFCATLQDVINYLVEKTDGSLTPLITEERYEKSIYFIRSDKENGETSVQEASSNVRPIVPPKPGAQKIATPEQVPVEEYCFYLNDKLMEDKKGTEGSPAVPLSTERNVPKKALTPPSVAPRKVAPTTSPPFTNFSTNRDLKMRTPIDPLGQTISELKQKLEKKAKSHESLFPN, from the exons ATGATGGCGAGGCGAACAGGGCGCCAGAGGAACCAGCTGCCAAATTGTTACTATGAGGGATACTTGGAGAAGAGGTCGTTCAAAGATAAG aCTTCTCGAAAACTGTGGACCTGCCTGTGCGGAAACACACTTTTCTTCTTCAATGAAATGAGGGATGTTGAC tatatAGACAAATTGGATCTCAGGGGATTCATCTCAGTAACAGATGACAACAGCCAGGATCGTAACTTAGATGCAGCCAGATTTAACCTGCACATGAAAGATGGAAATATCAAATTCACT GCCCCTAATGCAGAAGCTCGTGAGCTGTGGAAAGGCTATATTTACTCTGTGGCTGAG CTGTGTATACCCTCTTCCCTCAACCTGCTACCAGGCCAGGTCCACATGCTAAAAGAGGTAGTGGAATTGGAAAAGGACAGAATAAAAAGTACACCTCCAACTAATCTTACCAACACCAGTACCTACGTCAGCGTCCAAGCAGACATGCCAGT TTGTTTCCACAATGTGTCCCGTTtggaggcagagctgctgcttGAGAGAGAGGCCAAGAGAGGAAACCTCCTGCTGAGGCCTGGAAGAAATGTTAACTGTTTTGCTGTCAGCACCAGACAGGACCTTGATgg CTCCATATTTAGACACTACCTGGTGACTCCCAGAGCTGTCGGCGGTTTTACCATTGATGTTGACAATCCT GTTTTCTGTGCCACACTTCAGGATGTGATCAACTATTTAGTAGAGAAAACAGATGGATCTCTGACTCCTCTCATCACTGAGGAACGATATGAGAAAAGCATCT attttattcGTTCTGATAAGGAAAATGGAGAGACAAGTGTTCAAGAGGCTTCTTCAAATGTCCGACCAATTGTGCCTCCTAAACCAG gcGCTCAAAAAATAGCAACTCCTGAACAAGTTCCTGTTGaagaatattgtttttatttaaatgacaagT TGATGGAGGATAAAAAAGGCACAGAGGGTTCCCCAGCTGTTCCACTGTCAA CAGAGAGGAACGTTCCAAAGAAAGCATTAACGCCTCCCAGTGTTGCTCCTCGCAAAGTAGCACCTACTACATCACCACCCTTCACTAACTTCTCCACAAACAGAGATCTAAAGATGAGAACCCCTATAGACCCTCTGGGACAGA CAATTTCAGAGCTAAAACAGAAGttggaaaaaaaggcaaagagtCACGAGAGCCTTTTCCCAAATTAA